One part of the Magnetococcales bacterium genome encodes these proteins:
- a CDS encoding response regulator yields MNPASDQATLLIIDDQPTNIKVLNEVLKEDYRIIFAVRGDEGLELAREQLPDLVLLDVIMPEMDGHEVCRRLKLDDKTRDIPIIFITSLQVKEFETAGLLLGAVDYVTKPFHAEIVRLRIRNQLELKQHRDHLEKIVAAQTAQLRLAKEAAEAADRAKADLMMLFSHELRTPLNGIIGFLDLLSSTGLDRHQQEYVDTVNRSAQTLADMVEKILDLVGLELNESTPPRQPFNLEILLLEVVQRFAPIAANKGLELNLQVDFATLPPVTGSRNHLGKILGHLLDNAIKFSETGRIRLEVSLTERSGQLRFAVSDTGIGIEKGLQEVIFHSFTQGEKTLTRRHGGLGMGLAYCRKALSRLFDSELRVESEPGRGSVFHFEACLGAS; encoded by the coding sequence ATGAACCCCGCCTCCGACCAAGCCACCCTTCTTATCATTGACGACCAACCGACAAATATTAAGGTTCTGAACGAAGTCCTGAAAGAGGATTATCGTATAATATTCGCCGTCCGGGGTGATGAAGGATTGGAACTGGCCCGGGAACAGTTGCCCGATCTGGTCCTTCTGGACGTAATCATGCCGGAGATGGATGGCCATGAAGTCTGCCGGCGGCTCAAACTGGACGATAAAACCCGGGACATTCCCATCATCTTCATAACCTCCCTTCAGGTGAAGGAGTTCGAAACCGCCGGCTTGCTCCTGGGGGCAGTGGATTACGTCACCAAGCCTTTTCATGCGGAAATCGTCCGGCTGCGCATTCGCAATCAGCTTGAATTGAAACAGCACCGCGACCATCTGGAAAAAATCGTGGCCGCACAGACCGCCCAGTTGCGACTGGCCAAAGAGGCCGCAGAGGCCGCAGACCGCGCCAAGGCCGATTTGATGATGCTCTTCAGCCACGAGTTGCGCACGCCGCTGAACGGCATCATCGGCTTTCTGGACCTGCTCTCCTCAACCGGATTGGATCGCCATCAACAGGAATATGTCGATACGGTGAACCGTTCCGCCCAAACCCTGGCCGATATGGTGGAAAAGATTCTGGACCTGGTTGGCCTGGAGCTGAACGAAAGCACCCCTCCCCGGCAGCCCTTCAATCTGGAGATCCTGCTGCTGGAGGTGGTGCAGCGGTTTGCCCCGATCGCCGCGAACAAAGGTCTGGAGCTGAACCTGCAGGTCGATTTCGCCACGCTGCCCCCGGTGACGGGAAGTCGTAACCATCTGGGAAAGATTCTGGGCCACCTTCTGGACAATGCCATCAAGTTCAGCGAAACAGGCCGAATCCGTCTCGAAGTAAGCCTTACGGAAAGGAGCGGTCAGTTGCGCTTTGCCGTTAGCGATACGGGCATCGGCATCGAGAAGGGGCTTCAGGAGGTCATTTTTCACTCCTTCACCCAAGGCGAGAAGACCTTGACCCGGCGTCACGGTGGGCTTGGCATGGGCTTGGCCTATTGCCGCAAAGCCCTCTCCCGGCTCTTCGACAGCGAGCTGCGGGTGGAGAGCGAACCGGGCCGGGGCAGTGTTTTTCACTTCGAGGCCTGCCTCGGTGCTTCGTGA
- a CDS encoding PAS domain S-box protein, whose translation MLPESTRSTLLIIDDQPANITALSGILKAEYRILFATSGREGLNLAWEQQPDLILLDVVMPEMDGHEVFRQLKDHDTTRETPLIFITSHQSREFEAAGLLMGAVDYITKPFHPEIVKLRVRNQMELKRHRENQQHMMEKLRQSEEMRRLIIDNTPCGIVATDEKGRIQVFNTAAENLFGYSKEEAFGRNALEMVPTNLQQLTCEIFRSFLKADNLSTLGLIPFEMEAVRHDGVVFPVRMAINPVKTADGTSYVGMIVDISGEKRLFEEVARLEKTIIESAPFGIIVADDELSIRMFNAAAEILFDYQREAIIGQSVISLLPLSLYETFEKGVAHYRALGELPFPEGLFFEVRAKRRNGQEFPARLAVNRMEIASHASFVAMVVDITEEKRLLSELVQSEKMAGLGGLVAGVAHEINTPVGNGVTAISELQDRLDAFIRLADEEGLSEEELKDHLASTQRLVRLARINLERATELMRSFKSVAVDQSSEQLRTFKLRAYVESAITTLHHRLKNTRISIMILCPQDLEIRSYPGAISQIVINLIENALLHAFPGDDYGLITLTFTRMGERLHFTYQDNGQGMTEEIRQRIFEPFFTTRRDHGGSGLGMHIVYNLVTSTFGGTISCQSSPNQGVTIQIDMPMHMR comes from the coding sequence ATGTTGCCCGAGTCGACACGCTCCACCCTGCTGATCATTGACGACCAACCAGCCAATATCACGGCGCTCTCCGGGATTTTGAAGGCCGAGTACCGGATTCTGTTCGCCACCAGCGGTCGGGAAGGTCTGAATCTCGCCTGGGAGCAACAACCGGACCTGATCCTGCTGGACGTGGTCATGCCGGAGATGGATGGTCATGAAGTCTTCCGGCAGTTGAAAGATCACGATACCACCCGGGAAACACCCCTCATCTTCATCACCTCCCACCAATCACGGGAATTCGAAGCCGCCGGACTGCTGATGGGAGCGGTGGACTACATCACCAAACCGTTTCATCCGGAAATCGTCAAGCTGCGTGTACGCAACCAGATGGAGTTGAAACGCCATCGGGAAAATCAGCAGCACATGATGGAGAAGCTGCGTCAGAGCGAGGAGATGCGACGCCTGATCATCGATAACACCCCCTGCGGTATCGTCGCCACCGATGAAAAAGGACGGATCCAGGTATTCAACACGGCTGCGGAAAACCTCTTCGGCTACAGCAAGGAAGAGGCCTTTGGTCGAAACGCGCTGGAAATGGTCCCCACGAATCTGCAGCAATTGACCTGCGAAATCTTCCGGAGTTTCCTCAAAGCCGACAATCTCTCCACCCTCGGGCTCATTCCCTTCGAAATGGAAGCCGTGCGCCACGATGGCGTTGTGTTTCCCGTCCGCATGGCCATCAACCCGGTGAAAACCGCCGATGGCACCTCCTACGTCGGCATGATCGTCGACATTAGCGGAGAAAAACGCCTATTCGAAGAGGTCGCGCGTCTGGAAAAAACCATCATCGAAAGCGCCCCTTTCGGAATCATCGTGGCGGACGACGAACTCTCCATTCGCATGTTCAACGCCGCTGCCGAAATTCTCTTCGACTATCAGCGGGAGGCCATCATCGGCCAAAGCGTGATCAGTCTGTTGCCCCTTTCACTGTATGAAACGTTCGAAAAGGGGGTGGCCCATTACCGTGCCCTGGGCGAACTGCCTTTCCCGGAAGGACTCTTTTTCGAGGTACGGGCCAAACGTCGCAATGGCCAGGAGTTTCCGGCCCGACTCGCCGTCAATCGCATGGAAATTGCCAGTCACGCCTCCTTCGTGGCCATGGTTGTCGATATCACCGAGGAGAAACGGCTGCTGTCGGAGCTGGTGCAGTCGGAAAAAATGGCCGGGTTGGGTGGGCTGGTGGCGGGTGTGGCCCATGAGATCAATACCCCGGTCGGCAACGGAGTCACCGCCATTTCGGAATTGCAGGATCGGCTGGATGCCTTCATCCGCCTGGCAGATGAAGAAGGCCTCAGCGAGGAGGAGTTGAAGGATCATCTGGCATCGACCCAACGCCTGGTCAGGCTGGCCCGCATCAATCTGGAACGCGCCACGGAGCTGATGCGCAGCTTCAAATCCGTGGCGGTGGATCAATCCAGCGAGCAGTTGCGTACCTTCAAGCTGCGCGCTTACGTGGAATCAGCCATCACAACGCTGCATCACCGCCTCAAAAACACCCGGATTTCCATCATGATCCTCTGTCCCCAGGACCTGGAAATCCGCAGCTACCCCGGGGCCATTTCCCAAATCGTGATCAATCTGATCGAAAATGCCCTGCTTCACGCCTTCCCCGGCGATGACTACGGATTGATCACATTGACTTTCACCCGGATGGGGGAGCGCCTGCACTTCACCTATCAGGACAATGGCCAGGGCATGACGGAGGAGATCCGGCAACGCATCTTCGAACCCTTCTTCACCACTCGACGGGACCACGGGGGCAGCGGTTTGGGCATGCACATCGTCTACAACCTGGTAACCAGCACCTTCGGAGGCACCATCTCCTGCCAGAGCAGCCCCAACCAGGGCGTGACCATTCAGATTGATATGCCCATGCATATGCGCTAA
- a CDS encoding EAL domain-containing protein, with the protein MFDSRKREPIRLGLMPPLTGIVALYGPEIVWSARIACEEINERGGVLGRPLELFIEDDGSLPQSAVTAAKRLVVEHRCAALIGNLLSNSRIAVANHVAEAYQIPYLNFSFYEGSISSRYFFHFAALPNQQIDRMIPWMGKHHGVKMFFAGNNYEWPRGSIDAAKRILRKIDGDVVGEEYLPIGATSAEIEALLDKVARSGADCFVPYFAGADQIALLNRFAEVGLKERMAVVMGHYDEVMVSHLSPKVREGCYSSNTYFMSVDTPENKLFLERLSRYPGIDALWPLGRGAVSNFGEGTYLCVKAFAKAAETGGNIEADTLIRSLESVRLTTPQGEVAMDAHTHHACVNTYLACCRADGTFRIVDSFGQIPPQIPERYRDFGKLHESPLSPQVAARLVEEVAAAKNKIGNAQHILSFVDTAVLATDAGGVILESNRGARTLFGYSSEEMLGMPIHFLLPPHFRKRHQTYIQQFLESPESERRMSERGEVTGYRKDGSFFPLEASIAKFHDGQQTILVVTMRDITERKRAEEELLRRATHDSLTGLPNRALIRERLSNALHRSKRQGSANLALLFIDLDGFKLINDTHGHDTGDALLKEVAHRLMEQVRPGDTVARLASDEFVILCDHIEHPEMISSLAQRLNEVLRLPMVCGDTPLIVTASIGVALGQGSTHTAEELLTSADTAMFAVKQKGRDNWQFFNEEMQSLAVQRLAIHQGLRLAVEHGELHALFQPIVEARTGKVKGAELLLRWRPPEGEVSPAVFIPVAEMSGAILPIGTWVFRKGCYAQAAWQRLWGKEAPYVSVNVSARQLNDESVVGTFQSILKESGADPRRILLEITESALMTDVESNLRVLNQLAQLGLRVAVDDFGTGYSSLAQLTRLPVNVLKIDRAFVTGISRDKRNLTVVCAVIGLGKALDLKLVAEGVETEEQLQHLKDNACDFIQGYYFFRPMEETAFLELCRNEFDAIAE; encoded by the coding sequence ATGTTCGATTCCCGTAAACGCGAGCCGATCCGCCTGGGTCTGATGCCACCGCTGACCGGTATCGTCGCCCTGTACGGCCCCGAAATCGTCTGGTCGGCCCGCATCGCCTGTGAGGAGATCAACGAACGGGGTGGCGTGCTGGGACGCCCGCTGGAACTCTTTATCGAAGACGATGGCAGTTTGCCCCAAAGTGCCGTCACCGCAGCCAAACGCCTGGTCGTGGAACACCGCTGCGCCGCCCTGATCGGCAATCTGCTTTCCAACTCCCGCATCGCCGTTGCCAACCATGTCGCGGAAGCCTACCAGATCCCCTACCTGAACTTCTCCTTCTACGAAGGCAGCATCTCCAGCCGCTATTTTTTCCATTTCGCCGCGCTGCCCAACCAGCAAATCGACCGGATGATCCCCTGGATGGGAAAACATCACGGCGTCAAGATGTTTTTTGCCGGCAACAACTACGAGTGGCCACGGGGCTCCATCGACGCCGCCAAGCGGATTTTGCGCAAAATCGACGGTGATGTCGTTGGCGAGGAGTATCTGCCCATCGGCGCCACCTCCGCCGAAATCGAAGCGCTGCTCGACAAGGTGGCCCGGTCCGGCGCCGACTGTTTTGTGCCCTATTTCGCCGGAGCCGATCAGATCGCCCTGCTCAACCGCTTCGCCGAAGTGGGTCTGAAGGAGCGCATGGCGGTGGTCATGGGACACTACGACGAGGTCATGGTCTCCCATCTCTCCCCCAAGGTACGAGAGGGATGCTACTCCAGCAATACCTATTTCATGTCGGTAGACACTCCCGAGAATAAACTCTTCCTGGAACGGCTCTCCCGGTATCCGGGCATCGACGCCCTCTGGCCCCTGGGCAGGGGAGCCGTCAGCAATTTCGGGGAAGGCACCTATCTCTGCGTCAAGGCCTTTGCCAAAGCGGCGGAAACCGGGGGGAACATCGAGGCTGATACCCTGATCCGGTCGCTGGAAAGCGTGCGTCTCACCACTCCCCAGGGCGAGGTGGCCATGGATGCCCATACCCACCATGCCTGCGTCAATACCTATCTGGCCTGCTGCCGGGCCGACGGAACCTTCCGCATCGTGGACTCCTTCGGACAGATTCCACCCCAGATTCCGGAACGCTATCGGGACTTCGGCAAGCTCCACGAATCACCCCTCTCCCCCCAGGTGGCCGCGCGTCTGGTGGAAGAGGTTGCCGCCGCCAAAAACAAGATCGGCAATGCCCAACACATCCTCTCCTTCGTCGATACCGCGGTTTTGGCCACCGACGCCGGCGGCGTGATCCTCGAATCGAATCGGGGAGCCCGCACCCTCTTCGGCTACAGCTCCGAAGAGATGCTGGGCATGCCCATCCATTTTCTGTTGCCCCCCCATTTTCGCAAACGGCATCAGACCTACATACAGCAATTTCTGGAAAGCCCCGAATCGGAACGCCGCATGTCCGAACGCGGCGAGGTGACGGGGTACCGCAAGGACGGCAGCTTTTTCCCGCTCGAAGCCTCCATCGCCAAATTTCACGACGGCCAGCAGACGATCCTGGTGGTCACCATGCGGGACATCACCGAACGCAAACGCGCCGAAGAGGAACTGCTGCGCCGGGCCACCCACGACTCCTTGACGGGCCTGCCGAACCGGGCCCTGATCCGGGAGCGTCTCAGCAACGCCCTGCATCGTTCCAAACGCCAGGGCAGTGCCAATCTGGCCCTGCTGTTCATCGATCTGGACGGATTCAAACTGATCAACGACACCCACGGCCACGACACCGGTGATGCCTTGTTGAAGGAGGTGGCCCACCGCCTTATGGAACAGGTTCGCCCCGGTGACACGGTGGCCCGTCTGGCCAGCGATGAATTCGTCATCCTCTGCGACCACATCGAACATCCGGAAATGATCTCTTCCCTGGCGCAACGCCTCAACGAAGTGCTGCGTCTGCCCATGGTCTGCGGCGACACCCCCCTGATCGTCACCGCCAGCATCGGCGTGGCCCTGGGACAGGGATCGACTCACACGGCGGAAGAGCTGCTCACTTCCGCTGATACGGCCATGTTCGCCGTCAAGCAGAAAGGACGGGACAACTGGCAGTTCTTCAACGAGGAGATGCAAAGCCTGGCGGTGCAACGGCTGGCCATTCACCAGGGTTTGCGACTCGCGGTCGAACACGGGGAGCTGCACGCCCTCTTTCAACCCATCGTGGAGGCCCGAACGGGAAAGGTGAAGGGGGCGGAACTGCTGTTGCGCTGGAGACCTCCCGAAGGGGAGGTCTCCCCGGCGGTCTTCATTCCGGTTGCCGAAATGAGCGGGGCCATTCTCCCCATCGGTACCTGGGTCTTCCGTAAAGGGTGTTACGCCCAAGCCGCCTGGCAGAGGCTCTGGGGCAAGGAGGCCCCCTATGTCTCCGTCAACGTCTCCGCCCGGCAACTCAACGATGAAAGCGTGGTCGGAACCTTTCAGTCCATTCTCAAGGAGAGCGGCGCCGATCCGAGGCGAATCCTCCTGGAGATCACCGAAAGCGCCCTGATGACCGACGTGGAGAGCAATCTGCGGGTTCTCAACCAACTGGCCCAACTGGGACTGCGGGTGGCGGTGGATGATTTCGGCACCGGCTACTCCTCCCTGGCCCAATTGACCCGCCTGCCCGTCAATGTTCTCAAGATCGACCGGGCTTTCGTCACGGGAATCTCCCGGGATAAGCGCAACCTGACCGTGGTTTGCGCCGTTATCGGCTTGGGCAAGGCACTAGACCTCAAGCTGGTGGCCGAAGGCGTCGAAACAGAGGAACAGTTGCAACACCTGAAAGACAATGCCTGCGATTTCATCCAGGGCTACTACTTTTTCCGCCCGATGGAGGAGACCGCTTTCCTGGAACTGTGTCGCAACGAATTCGACGCCATCGCCGAATGA
- the cobT gene encoding nicotinate-nucleotide--dimethylbenzimidazole phosphoribosyltransferase has protein sequence MIPSWFRQPVKTISDRARLQAGERLDQLCKPPGGLGILEYIVLELAGMQDTCYPEVDPCKLVIFAADHGIAKAGISAFPQPVSTVITHRILGGRAAPALLAESTVTPLEVIDFGVQGPLPDHEKLRRASFRSCTEDFRTRSAMSADQFFMALHEGKQAAERAKEAGVHLLIPADVGMDNNTSATAVLCALLGLSPNSVTGPDAGQDEKAMARKVTAIQQALDHHSTALGEPMDALMRLGGLETAAMCGTFMACAQLGIAALVDGFVASVAALAAVSMRPALRPWLLFSHRTAEPGHFSVLKALNAITILQLDLRMGGGLGALCALPLMRNACLLQRHMSTFQQAGIPLP, from the coding sequence TTGATTCCTTCCTGGTTCCGGCAACCCGTCAAGACGATTTCGGACAGAGCGCGCCTGCAGGCTGGCGAGCGGTTGGATCAGTTGTGCAAACCTCCGGGAGGTTTGGGTATTCTGGAATACATCGTGTTGGAACTGGCGGGGATGCAGGATACCTGTTATCCCGAGGTCGATCCCTGCAAGCTGGTCATTTTCGCCGCCGACCACGGTATCGCCAAAGCGGGCATCTCGGCCTTTCCCCAGCCGGTCAGTACGGTCATTACCCATCGTATTCTGGGTGGACGCGCCGCGCCGGCTTTGTTGGCCGAATCGACCGTCACGCCGCTGGAGGTCATCGATTTTGGCGTGCAGGGCCCCCTGCCGGACCACGAAAAGTTGAGACGAGCCTCGTTTCGCAGTTGCACCGAGGATTTTCGCACCCGTTCGGCCATGTCCGCCGACCAGTTCTTCATGGCCCTGCACGAGGGCAAACAGGCAGCGGAGCGGGCCAAGGAGGCGGGCGTCCACCTGTTGATACCTGCCGATGTGGGCATGGACAACAACACCTCGGCCACTGCGGTTTTGTGCGCCCTGTTGGGGCTCTCTCCCAACAGCGTCACCGGTCCGGACGCCGGTCAGGACGAAAAGGCCATGGCCCGCAAGGTGACAGCCATCCAACAGGCCCTGGACCACCACAGCACCGCGCTGGGCGAGCCCATGGATGCCCTCATGCGACTGGGTGGTCTGGAAACGGCCGCCATGTGCGGCACCTTCATGGCCTGCGCCCAACTGGGTATCGCCGCTCTGGTGGATGGCTTCGTCGCCAGCGTGGCTGCCCTGGCTGCGGTTTCCATGCGCCCTGCGCTGCGCCCCTGGCTGCTCTTCAGCCATCGCACCGCCGAACCGGGACACTTTTCGGTTCTCAAAGCCCTGAACGCCATTACCATTCTGCAACTGGACCTGCGCATGGGCGGCGGACTGGGGGCTCTCTGCGCCCTGCCGCTGATGCGCAACGCCTGTTTGCTGCAACGTCACATGAGTACCTTCCAGCAGGCCGGCATTCCCCTGCCATGA
- a CDS encoding histidine phosphatase family protein — MNPLPPPGATAVDLLRHGEPEGGEMYRGSLDHPLSPLGWQQMLSAIDTVPCRWDLILHSPLLRCADFAQNIAKKRAIPCHCEPRFQEMGFGLWEGRTRDELLAGDRERLTRFWLDPLHNTPPEGEPLLDVQHRVSQAWEEMLQHYADRAILIVAHGGIIRLLMALNLGMPLENLSRVVVPYACLVRFRIDRFGPHRIPRLLAHLPFE; from the coding sequence ATGAACCCCCTGCCTCCCCCTGGAGCCACTGCGGTGGATCTGCTGCGCCACGGCGAACCCGAGGGAGGCGAGATGTATCGCGGCTCGCTGGACCATCCTCTGAGTCCCCTGGGTTGGCAGCAAATGCTCTCCGCCATTGACACGGTACCGTGCCGGTGGGATCTGATCCTCCACTCTCCCCTGCTGCGTTGCGCCGATTTTGCGCAAAATATCGCAAAAAAACGCGCCATTCCCTGCCATTGCGAACCCCGTTTCCAGGAGATGGGCTTCGGCCTCTGGGAAGGTCGCACCCGGGACGAACTCCTGGCCGGAGACCGGGAACGCCTGACCCGCTTCTGGCTGGACCCGCTGCACAACACACCCCCGGAGGGGGAACCCCTGCTCGACGTGCAACATCGGGTCAGCCAGGCCTGGGAGGAAATGCTGCAGCACTATGCCGACCGGGCCATTCTCATCGTGGCCCACGGCGGCATCATCCGTTTGCTCATGGCCCTCAACCTGGGCATGCCCCTGGAAAACCTCTCACGAGTGGTGGTGCCTTACGCCTGTCTGGTGCGTTTTCGTATCGACCGTTTCGGCCCCCATCGCATTCCCCGCCTTCTGGCCCACCTGCCCTTCGAATGA